A single window of Corythoichthys intestinalis isolate RoL2023-P3 chromosome 21, ASM3026506v1, whole genome shotgun sequence DNA harbors:
- the znf668 gene encoding zinc finger protein 668: MASPQAGSPPPTEQYTPPAQDDESHREEEAPVKKRGRGRPPKAKLTFKCSSCAESFRSLSALRGHKLSAHAKERPQQQHACPLCQKTFSSKAQLSKHESTHSARRPFQCPDCHKAYKTPTELRNHSRSHTGEKPFVCGECGKAFMQAICLRIHTTQHNGERPYSCRQCSKSYPTLSKLKVHMRSHTGEKPYFCSECGKSFADPSVFRKHRRNHQGHRPYACNECGKTYTELKDLKNHERSHTGEKPFLCSDCGKAFSRSSSLVCHQRIHSQKKPYQCEQCGKGFTQLSSYQSHLRTHSGEKPFLCPQCGKMFSDPSSFRRHQRAHLGFKPYPCDKCSKRFRQPADLAVHERVHSGERPYKCQSCDKAFVASWDLRRHLLVHTGLRPFSCTECDKSFAERSSLNKHRRVHSGERPFKCGECSKSFVVSSSLRKHERTHSAEQAQRQRQTEETETASFASHPATLPQFSCTHCDTTFDTWEEVQAHERLHVTEKTPSSHVCATCRAEFAEPAELQEHEKQHPKPRPHVCASCGKGFLNRAGLRKHQKIHSSSKPHTCSQCGKAFLFPAYLRKHLRTHAAASYSDLNIVHTEPLPSPTPPPSDPPNDPPPDTTEPSGISLSVPVTVSAAAFHTLPEYLIKEEEL; the protein is encoded by the coding sequence ATGGCTTCCCCGCAGGCTGGTAGCCCACCTCCCACGGAGCAATATACCCCTCCGGCACAAGACGATGAGTCCCACCGTGAGGAAGAGGCACCTGTAAAAAAACGGGGCCGAGGCCGTCCCCCGAAAGCCAAACTGACGTTCAAGTGCTCATCCTGCGCCGAATCCTTCAGGAGCTTATCAGCGCTACGCGGGCACAAGCTTTCCGCGCACGCTAAGGAGCGTCCTCAGCAGCAACACGCGTGCCCTCTGTGCCAAAAGACATTCTCCAGCAAGGCTCAgctctccaaacacgagagcaCGCACTCGGCCCGACGGCCTTTTCAGTGCCCGGACTGTCACAAGGCATACAAGACACCCACTGAGCTGCGCAACCACAGCCGCTCGCACACGGGCGAGAAACCGTTTGTCTGCGGCGAATGCGGCAAGGCCTTCATGCAGGCCATCTGCCTGAGGATCCACACCACACAGCACAACGGTGAGCGTCCCTACTCCTGCCGGCAGTGTTCCAAAAGCTACCCCACGTTGTCCAAACTCAAGGTCCACATGCGCTCTCACACCGGAGAGAAGCCTTACTTTTGCAGCGAGTGCGGCAAGAGTTTCGCCGACCCCTCCGTGTTCCGCAAACACAGACGCAACCACCAGGGCCACCGGCCGTATGCCTGCAATGAGTGCGGCAAAACCTACACGGAGCTGAAGGACCTGAAGAACCACGAGCGCTCCCATACCGGAGAGAAGCCGTTCCTGTGCTCCGACTGCGGTAAAGCCTTCTCACGCTCTTCTTCGTTGGTGTGCCACCAACGCATCCACTCGCAGAAGAAGCCCTATCAGTGCGAGCAGTGCGGTAAAGGCTTCACGCAGCTGTCCTCGTACCAGTCCCACCTCCGAACGCATTCCGGGGAGAAGCCCTTTCTTTGCCCGCAGTGCGGAAAGATGTTCTCCGACCCGTCTAGTTTCCGGCGTCACCAGCGAGCCCACCTGGGTTTCAAGCCCTACCCGTGCGACAAATGCTCCAAAAGATTCCGACAGCCGGCCGATCTGGCCGTGCACGAACGGGTCCACTCCGGGGAGCGACCTTACAAATGCCAGAGCTGCGACAAGGCCTTCGTGGCGTCCTGGGATCTGCGGCGCCATTTGCTAGTCCACACGGGCTTGCGGCCCTTTTCGTGCACAGAGTGCGACAAGTCCTTCGCAGAGCGCTCCAGCCTCAACAAGCACCGCAGGGTGCACTCGGGGGAGCGTCCTTTCAAATGCGGCGAGTGCTCCAAGTCCTTCGTGGTGTCCTCTAGCCTCCGCAAGCATGAGAGGACTCATTCGGCCGAGCAGGCGCAGCGACAGAGGCAAACCGAAGAGACGGAAACTGCAAGTTTTGCTAGCCACCCTGCGACTCTCCCGCAGTTCTCCTGCACTCACTGTGACACCACCTTCGACACCTGGGAGGAGGTTCAGGCACATGAGCGGCTGCACGTCACCGAAAAGACACCGAGCTCGCACGTGTGCGCCACTTGCCGGGCAGAGTTTGCCGAGCCGGCCGAGCTGCAGGAACATGAGAAGCAACATCCCAAGCCGAGGCCTCACGTGTGCGCCAGCTGCGGCAAAGGCTTCCTTAACCGGGCAGGCCTGCGCAAGCACCAGAAGATCCACTCCAGCAGTAAACCTCACACCTGCTCCCAATGCGGAAAAGCCTTCCTGTTCCCCGCCTACCTCCGCAAGCACTTACGGACACACGCGGCTGCCTCGTATTCTGACCTGAACATCGTCCACACCGAACCACTGCCTTCGCCTACGCCACCCCCCAGCGACCCGCCTAACGACCCGCCCCCGGACACCACGGAGCCCAGCGGAATCTCTTTGAGCGTTCCCGTCACTGTTTCTGCCGCTGCTTTTCACACTCTACCAGAATACTTGATCAAGGAGGAAGAACTTTAA